The window CAAACAAGGCCAAGGAATATCCGTAGAATATGATGGGAATGAAACCAAGGCATTTCGAACCGATACTCTATTGTCTGAACGTAACTTGACGATTAGTTGCGAAAGTGTTGTCACAGTCCGTGTGTTTAGCCGTTCTTGCCAAGCGACAGATTACGTTTTACAAAACAATCCAATCATTCCATTTCCATCAGGAGTTGCCACGCAGTTTTATATCACCGCAGAATCAGCGACTTGTAGTTTAGTTCTCTAAAACGATTTATTTTTAACGAATCGTTTGAATACAATGAGATTGGCTGCTCCCATCCACTCATTCATATACTCGCGAAATATGGTTTCTCTCGGTTTAGAAGTTTTGATTTCAACATCAAGATTTTCATAATTTTTGATCGCCAGTTTTGAAATTTCTTTGTATTTCTCTTCGATCATTTCTGTTATTTTTTTCAGTAATGCTAAGTTATTTTTTTCTTCACCAACATTTGGTAAAATCACTTCATTCCAATAATCGATCACATGTTTTTTTACATATTCCCCTGGAATCAATCGGATGACCTTTTTACCATCGCTGCCCCTAGCGTGAACATAACCTGTGTTTACTTCCATTAAGAATTTTTTTGCAATCATGTAAAAGTGGGAAGGTCCCAAGTGAAACAAAAAAACATATTTAAATTGCGTCGGTAACATCATATTCATCAAAATGATGTTTTCACAAAAAGTAAAAAATTGTTTGAGAAAGCTTTGGTATTCTAATTCAAAGTCCTCAGCTGATTTTCCTTTTTTTTCAATACTTGTCATGGAACGAATTAATTCAGAACGTAACACTTGTTCATCTGCTCCCAAATGGGAATCCAAACTGATCGCTGTTTTGAATAAGGCTTTTTCTGCATTGTATTTATCCAATTCATATCGAAAAAAATAATGTTGGTCCGAGTTCCAAGTATATTTTCCGTAAGCTTGGATATAATTAGGTTCCCCTTCGTTTTTGATCTTTTGTTTGACAACTTTCCAATTGTCCTTTGATTTTTCCTGATGGTTTTGAATGACTTCGTCTGCTTTGTATTCAATTCCAGAATCTTCCGGTTCCAAATCTTTTGGTTTGTCATACAATGATTCATCAAAAACAGCTGATAGCCGATACGTTGTTTTATCACGATATTTTGGTTTTGTAGGTTTGAATTCACTCAAACTATTTGGATTGTCGATTTGTAAGATAAAACTCATCCTTCGAAGTAAAATTTCCAAATGATTTAGTTTTTCTAAGGCAGGTACGATTCGATAGTTGAGAAGTCCATTTTTTTGAAATTCTAAATCAGTAAAAGGATTCTCTAAAACAGCGGCTTTTAATTTCTCCCATCCTTCTTTGGTTTCAATATAAAAAAATCGCAACATCTCAAAGATCAAATGGAACTGGATGAAATCATCTCGGTTATTATCTTCGATATGCCGAGAAAAGTAACGAGAGTAATCCTTCCTTACCTGTGCAAATAAATGTTTCTCATCTAAGTTAAAGATGATCTCTTTGATTTTTTTTTGGGACTTGTCGAGTTCTTGATCGAGAGTTTTTCGAAACGGTAAAATCTCTCGTTTGTTTGCTTCCGTTAGTCCTGTTACTAGGAATTGAAGAAAACTCCCGACTATGTTTTGGAAATTATTGAGAAAGTAAACGTAACCTTTTTTAAAATCGACTATGGATTGGATTTCGTTATCACCCTCTTGAAACTCTTGCGACATACCAAGAGGATGTTACGAATAAAAGACTAAAAAAGCAACAGGATTTAGTTTGAGTAAAAGATCTCGATTAAATTTTGACTAGGATCAGCAAACGTCAAACTTTCACCAGAATCGGTTCCTTCTGGTCCTTTGATGATCTTTACATTCTTTTCTTCTAATTCGCTTATGGCTTCTGTAAAATCATCCACATCCATGACAAAACTTAGGATGGGAAGTGAACGATCAGAAACTTCTGCTTTCACCAAACGAATTCTGAAGGAATCGAGAGAAAGAATTGCCTCAGTAGCCTTCTTTGTCTCCACTTCGAAGTCAAAAATGTCCCGGTAAAAATCGATAGAGGTGTCGAGTTGGGAGACGGGGATACTGACGTGGCCAATGCCTTCTACAATAATCATAATGGAATTACACCTTCGTGAACTTTTCTGTCATCATGCTTGAAAAACCGGCTTTGTCGAGAAAAAAGCAACCCCCATCCAACAAACTCGGACGTAAAATTTGAATTCCAATTCCAAGTCAGGAAAAAAGAATCAAATTATGAAAGTATTTCGGATTTCACTCCTTGTTTTAGCCTTTTTCGCCCTCTCTTGTAAGGAGGAGGTCGTACCCTTTGGTCCACAACATCAAAAATTGGTGGAAACTCTGCTCGCGGGCAATCAATCGGTACTCGAACAATTCTTGAAAGAGAATCCAAATCCAAATTGGAAAGAATTTTCAGAAACGATTCAAAGTTTGGTTGCGAGTGACCATCCTAAATTGCGATCGTGGGGGGAACAGATATTGACTCACATCCCGACCGATCCAACCGATTTAGAATCCAGTTATGAAAAAATTTCCAAAATCCAAGAAATATTGATTCAAATCCGATCAGAAGTACCAAATCAATTGAAGTACAATCGGTTTTATTGTCCAATGGTCGATAAATCCTGGTTAATGACGGGAAGAGAAGTAAAAAATCCATACGCTCCCGAAATGAGAGATTGTGGAGAGTTAATGCAATAATTCATGCCAAAATGTTTTTTAGGTACATCACTTTTTGAAGCCTGCCCACCTAGTTGCAGGCATTCATTCGCAAAACAAGACGTAGACGAAGATTGTATTGCAAAAAACAAACTAGAAGCATTTTTACAGGACAAAGTCACTTTTAAAATTGGTTTCTCGGCATTTTCCCAGATTCCTGCAAAAAATTTGGAAAAGTTTCTTTGGACGAACAAAGACAATCTCGAACTCATTACCTATTTTTTATACATCGGCGAACCTACTTTAGTTCGCGAAATCATAGAATCGTTTTCCAATCATACTTTAAGTTATTTATTTAAAATAGATTTTGAAAATTATATGAATCTTCGTGAATCACTCAAACGTGAAAAATCAATTAAACACATGTTTGACATTCGTAGTTTCAAATATTGGACATTTGTTAGTTATTTAAGAATTTGTGATTTGATTCAATACTTTGTTCGCTATTTAAAAGAACCTGAGTATGCATGTCAATTTCTGACCATTTTACCTTCCGAAGTAGTTTCCAATTTACATAAATACACTGGTTTGGATTTTGAAGAAGAAAAATCTTTATATACTGCTTTAGGAGATTCGATTTATGAACTCCCTTTGCAATCGCCAAAAATTTATGATCATATGTTGCAACTATTTGCAGAAGATCCTGAAGTTTCCATCATTCTTTCCACTATGGAAGAATTGGTACGTAGGCAAAACTTAATCTTAGAAACCAGTGCCAAACTGACTTCTTATATTTCCGACCATCGCATCGATAAATATTTTCAGTATATTTTTTCAGAATTAAGTGGTATCGAAATTGGAACCTCAGAAGAAATATTAAATCAATTGCTTGAAAAAAAGATGATCACACCTCCTCAAAAACGTATGATCATCGATTTTCTTGAAACTGGAAAATTAGAATTATAGTATAATCTAACTTTTGCTAACGTTAATAAATATTCAACCTGAGATTTTAATTTTTTTAGCTAAATACACACTAAACAACAGACTCAATACCGAAATCATCCCTACCAATTCATAATTCACAAATTGTTTATCTGCGTTTTGGTAAAGAATTAATCCTGCGACGTAAGAAGCGGCCCCTGAAGCAATCTGTTGGATGGCTGAATTGACAGACATAAAACTCCCTCGAATCCGAGGCTCCACAGCCGATGTGACCATCGCAAAGGCAGGGACCATCCTACCAGAAACAAATACCATAAAAATGGTTGTGATAACTAAAATCATGGGAAGGGCTGTTTTTGTCATAGTGACAACCAAAATGACTGGAATGATGGCAAGAACAGTGACGATTTGATAAATAATAAATTTCCCGAATCGATCGGCTAGTTTACCAATGTATCTACTTGTGAAAAACGTGACAAGGCCACCAAAGAAGTAAATGTATGGAATCTGTTTTGTGGAAAGACCTACATTAGAAACTAAAAATGGACTTAAAAACGGAATCACTGTAAACCCACCAAACATTAAAAAGACCATAAAAATAAACGGAGGGAAATGTTCTTTTTTCTTCAAAACCAATAGTAAGGACTTAACCTGAGATTGTTTTACTTTTATGTCTGAATCGAGATGATAACGAATCGATGGTAATAATTTATAACCAAGGGGCAAAATTAAAAAACCTGCAATCCCCAAAGAAAGAAAAGGAAAATGCCATCCGAATCTTTCAGCTAGTTCTAATCCAAAAGGAACGCCCACTACCGAAGCAACAGAAAAGGAACCCATCACAACACCAGTAGCAGTGCCCCTTCGAAACACTGGTATGATATCTCCAATGATGGAAAGTACCGTGGCACCAATCATTCCCCCGAAGCCACCTGCGATCACCCGTGCGATGAGTAAAAAAACATAACTATTGGCAAAGGCACATAAAAAAGTACCAAATGAAAATCCAAAAAATAAAACGAGTAAACTCAATTTACGATCAAAGGTATCTAAAAACAAGGCACCAATCAATCCAAACACTCCGGCACTTATGGAATAGGAAGACACAAGTAATCCAAATGCCGCAGCATCAATATTAAAACTTTCCATAAATACTGGCCCAAGGGGCATCATGATCACAAAATCTAAAACATGTAAAAACTGTAATGCGGCTAAAATAAATATGATGGCTCTTTCTTTTTGGATCGTATGAAGCGGATGGGTAAGAGGTTGGCTCATAATACGAATATTGACCAGCTAGTCAAAATTGCCAAAACAATTTATTTAAGAATTGCCAAGTTTTCTAAACTGAAATAAATTTCCTTTATGAAATATGCTTTAATCACAGGTGCATCTACGGGACTAGGAAAAGATTTTGCCCATTCGTTGGCAAAACTAGGTTATACTCCAATATTGGTAGCTAGGAATGCTGACAGACTCAAAAGTCTTGCGGCCGAAATCAAACAGAAGTATGGTTTAGACGGCATTGTCATCGCAGAAGATTTATCAGTTCCAAATGCTGCTGAAAAAATTTATAAATCAGTCAAAAAGTTAAAAGTACAAGTCAGTTGTTTGGTTAATAATGCTGGGTACGGTTTAAATGGAGAATTTCACAAAAATTCATTTTCAGAAGAATCAAAGATGATCCAACTGAATGTCACTACTTTGGCGGAATTATGCCATTTGTTTTTACAAGACATGGTGACAAATAAGGAAGGATACATTCTCAACGTGGCTTCTACTGCTGCCTTCCAACCAGGACCATTGATGACAAACTACTATGCCACCAAAGCATACGTACTCTCGTTAAGCGAAGGTTTAGCGGAAGAAGTTCGAGAGTATGGTGTAACCGTTTCCTGCCTATGCCCTGGTCCCACTAAAACAGAATTTTTTGAACGAGCAAAAATGTCAGATAGTAAGTTAGTGAAATCTTCGATATTAGCAATGAACTCCCAAGATGTTGTGGATATTGGTTTAAAGGCTTTATTTGGAAAGAAAGTCGTAAAAATTCCAGGTTTTTTGAACTTTGTATTAGCAGAGTCAATCCGTGTGACGCCAAGAGCAATGATTCGTAAAATAGCAAAGTATCTAAATAAAGTTGGTTGATTTGACAAAAAATTTATTCCCGTTTTCAAATCGTTTTTCTTCGTTAGGGGAAATCCAATCTGAAAATTCTATTCATAAAACTAAATCAGATTTAATAGAATCGGGAATTCCAATCATTGAATTAGGAAATTCCAATCCAACACAATTGGGATTGGAGTTTCCACCTTCTGTTTTAACTCATATACTTTCTAACCTCAATGTAAGTATCTATGATCCAATTCCTGAAGGATTGGAATCTGTTCGAAAAGAAATTAGTTCCTTTTATACAAATCGAGAGATTCCAACAAATCCTTCCAATTTTCACCTAACAGCGAGCACTTCAGAAGCGTATTCATTTTTATTTAAATTACTAACGAATCCAGGTGATGAAATTTTAACACCAAATCCAGGATATCCCCTTTTTAGTTTTCTTGTAGGATTGGAAAACTTAAAAGAAGTCCATTACCATTTGAAAGAAGATCCTAAAACTGGCCGATGGGTATATGATGCGGAATCCATAGCGAATACGATCAGTACAAAAACGAAAGCCATCATTCTTGTCAGTCCCTCGAACCCAACAGGATCCAAAACCACAGAATCATTTTGGAAAGAATGGGAATCTTTTGGCATCCAATTGCCTGTGATTGTAGATGAAGTTTTTGAAGCATATGATTATTCTGGTGATTCTCATTTCCTACCTTCGAAACCGAATTTCCCATTATTTGTTTGTCATGGTTTTTCCAAAATGTTGGCTCTTCCCCAAGCCAAACTCGCTTGGATCTTGAATCTTTCTCCTGAGCCCCTCCAATCGGAGATTCAAAAAAAACTCAGTTTCATCACAGACACCTATCTTTCGGTAAATTCATTCATCCAATCAGCTTCTTTTGAGTTGTTACCTTGGAAAACAATGGTTCAAAATAGAATTCGAACAAGAGTTATGCGAAATATTGCAACTTGTTTAAATTTTGCACAAGGAACCCCTAAAATTAAAACTTTTCACACACCAGAAGCAGGATGGTATTTTTTACTCGAGTTCAATGTAGAAAAAGATGATGAAATTGTGGTGTTAGAGATACTAAAAGAGACCAAAGTATCCTTACACCCAGGAACTTGGTACGGATTTTCGCATAACAGGTGTATTCTTGTAATTAGTTTAATCACAGAAGAAGAAACCTTAGAAAAAGGACTCAACTTACTTCAGTTCTTTTTTAAATAATTGATGATCTCTGATTTTTTTGCCAATGCGTCCGCTTTCCCTAATTCAAATGTTTCTCTAACACCTTTGGGATTGGTGTAATCGAAGGAAGTGATGGGAAGAGGTTTGGAAGGTGTGATTAAAAACGACCTTGCTAGTAAATCGGGATCTTTTCCTACAATTGTATTTGGTTCGTAATGAATTCCTATGATTTTTGCCTTCGGAGAGAAGGTTTCGATCATCATATTGTTTGTGAGTCCTCCATCTAAGTAGTATTCGTTGCCAACGGATTGAAAGTCAACGATGGGAGGAATGGAAGAAGAATTCAAAATGAATTGCTCAATGGTTTCTGAATTTACAAAATCCTTTTCTGTAAAGTCTACATCTTCCATATTCCACTTTTTGATGATTTCTGCGATGCGGTTGGCTGGGATTCCTTCTGAGCGGTCCCTGTCATCTAATATAAAGGCCCGGCCAGTTTCTGAAATCAAACGAGCCAATCGAAATTTGTTTTTTAAAGAATCTTCTTTTGGATGTGCTTTCACAGAATGGATCCAAATTTTGGCACCCGATTCTAAAACTCGATCAAAACGCATTCCGAAACGAATGGTTCGTCGATACATATCCTCGTGTGGAAATGTGGACTCCCCACGTAACAAATTTGAAAAATGAAAATTTCTAGAATTCCGTTTGGTGATTTCTTCGAAGTATTCAACGGATTCTTCCTCTGTTTGGGACAAAATACAAAGAGCCATCGCAGCACCAGCAGACACACCAGATAACTCCGTGAATCGCACTCCCCACTCTCTCAGAGTTTTCCCTACACCCAGTGCATAAAACGCCTTACAACCTCCACCTGCAATCGCAAGTGAGGCGTCGTAAGTAGGAAATATTTTGACTAATGTTTGTAAAACTTGTTCACGGACGCCCATAAATTCGGCTAATTCTAATCCCCTTCCCAACGAAAGCATAGTGTATTGTTTTCTCCCAGAAACCTGTCAAAATACAAACTTGCACGACAATCTTCTTCCGTTGCCAGAAAGAAGTCATACCCTCCCGCAGGGTATTTGATTTTACAACAACCTTTTTTGTCTTTTCTATCAGGTGGTTGTCGAACGGATTTGTCTTGGCCTTTGAGGTCGCCAAGACTTGGGGGTAATTCCTGTCTTGGATCAGCCCACAGACTCAAAACGCTGACATAGATAAGGAAAATCGCAAACGTTGTACGCATTCTACACATGTAGACGTAAGGAACAAAGCTCATGTTCTATGATTTTTTAAAAAATAGTGAATTGTGTTCAACCGTATAAAATGTATTTCTAATGGTTTGGAAATATTTTTCTTTACCCAATTCGAAGATAGTGGATACTCTGGACACTAATTATCCTTTGGGGAAATCAATGAGCAATACAAGACTACAATACCACGCCACTGGCGGACAACTCTTCATGCTATTTTTGAAGAATATGTTTCTAACGGTAGTGACTTTAGGGATCTACAGCTTTTGGGCAAGGACCAACATCCAAAAGTTTATGGCAGAGAATTTGGAATGGGCTGGTGAACGTTTTTCCTTTCATGGAACTGGAAAAGAAAGATTCATCGGGTTTTTAAAAGCCGCAGGAATTTTCGTCGTACTTTACATCGCGATCATGATCATACTTTGGATCGCAAACAAAATTCCCGTCCCTTACTTCGCTACAATCATCGGGATCGTATTGTATTTGGGAGTGGTGTTGGCACTTGTTCCTATCATCATCGTTGGTGGTAGAAAGTACATCACTTCCCGCACTGGGTATCGGAATCTTCGATTTGGATTTGATGGTAAAATCATAGAAGTTGCAAAAATTTATGGAAAAGGGATTCTCCTCACTATCGTTACACTTGGAATCTATTATCCATGGTTTTTTGCAGAAAAAGAAGCGTACATCCAAAGCAAAACTCGTTATGGAAATACAAATTTTGGTTTTTCTGCAGATGGTAAGGAAATTTTCTTTTTATACTTAAAAGGAATCCTTCTTAGCATCGTGACAGTCGGAATTTATTATTCTTGGTTTTTGGCTGACGTCCAAAACTACATTTGGAATCGCACTAGTTTCCAAGGCAAAAAATTTAGATCTGATCTCACTGGCGGAAAGATTTTTGTGAATTTTCTGATCGCTTATTTGATCATTCTATTCACACTCGGTATTGGATTTGCTTGGGCTGTGGTTCGATTGACAAAATTGTTCATCGAATCTGTGAGTTTAGAAGCAGAAGTTGACTTCTCAACGATTTCTGCCCAACCAGATGCAACTGCAAATGCTACCGCGGAAGGATTGGAAGCACTTGCGGAAACTTTAGAAGCCTTCCTATCTTAAACATTGTTTCAAAACCAAACATTTACATCACGATATTTTAATGGTGTCTCGGCGGTCCCTGAAGAGGGGACCGTTCTTGTCCATGGCCAAACTGTCCAATTCACATCATCTGATACTCATCATAAATTAAATATTTCCCAATTTACAGAATTCACACAGACGCATAAGGGCTGTAAGTTGATTCTTCTTCCAGACGAAACCAAAGAAAGTCCAGTTTTGGAAATTTTTTGTACAAAAGCAGAATCCAAACTATTAGAAAAAATTTGGATCCAAAACAAAAAATCACAAAGTCATTCCAGTGCTCTTTTTTACTCCATTCGCGAAATGAACCCGATCGTTCTTGGAATCCTATCGCTTACGGTAGTTTCCATCGTTGGTTTTTTCTATTTTAAAGGACTAGAACTCGTTACCAATGTCATTCCTCTTTCGATGGACAAATCGTTGGGAGATTCCGTTCAATTGAAAATGGAATCGCAATTTGAAAAATGTGATTCAAAAGCAACGGATCGTTTTTTCGCAGAAGCACTTAAAAAAATAGTTCCAAAAGATAGCAAACATGAGTTTCAAGTTTCGGTGATTGCTTCCACCGTTCCCAATGCCTTTGCCTTATCCAATGGTAAAATTTATTTTTTCTCAGGATTACTGAACGAAGCCGAGTCACAAGAAGAGGTGATAGGTGTGTTAGCACATGAAATTGCCCATGTGGAAAAAAGACACCATATGCGGAATTTGGTCAAAGCTGGTGGAACTTCGCTTGCGATCAGTTTGGTGGTAGGTCCTGGTTTAGGGAATATGGAATTTTTAGAAACCTTCACAGAAATTGGTTCCACTATTTTGGTATTGAAGTTTTCCAGAGACTTTGAAACAGAAGCGGACAAAACTTCTATCGAATATCTAAAAGCACAAAATATGTCTACAGATGGACTCCTTAGTTTTTTCAAACGAATGGAAACATTGGAAAATGATGAAACCGAATCGGATCAATCTGCTACCAGTGCGAAAGAAGGTGACTCTACTGTTAGTCAAATCACAGATTTTTTAAGTACGCACCCCGCGACAAAAGAAAGGATGAAAACATTAGAGACTTTGATTCAGAAAGGTAAAAAAGGGAACATCAAAAAAGTGGTTTCTGATAAGACTTGGAATGAAGTTCAAACGGTTTGTTTGAATTTAAAAAATTCGGATTCCAAATGATCATAAATTTCCTTTAGAGTTTCACTCAAACTATGTTTGTTTTTCCACCCTAACGATTTTAGTTTTTGATTGTTACCATACACCCGAGATGTTTCGGAGGAACGAACTCTGCTTTCATCTACTAAAAATTTAATATTTTCGCCAGAAAATTTTACGAGTTCTTCTACCATATAACGGATGCTACGTTCTTCTCCAGAACAAATGTTATATATTTCTCCCGATTCTCCCCTTTCGATCAGAGTCAGATAACCAGCAACGATATCCTCCACATGAGAAAAGTCACGAGTCGGTGCTAAATCACCCACTAAAATTTCTTTTTTCCCCGCATATTTTGCTTCGATGATTTGCGAACAAAAATTTGGAATCACAAATTCTTTTCTTTGGCCGATCCCAATATGATTGAAGGGACGTGCGATCACAACGGAAACAGAAGGACTATATTCAGAGTATTGCCGACAAAATGATTCTGCTGCTAATTTGCTTCCTGCATAAGGATTGACTGGTTTTGGCAATAAGGACTCTTCCAAGGGAAGGACATCCATGTTTTGTTTTCCGTAAACATCAGCTGATGAAACGTACAACATCTTACATGGTTTTTGTAATCGATGTAAAATTTCTAAAAGATTTAAGGTGCCGCCAACATTGATTTCTTCAGTTTCCCAGGGATTCGCGATGGCATTGGGAACAAATGCCTGGGCAGCTAAATGGATCAAAATATCTGGTTGGACTTTTTTTAACTGATCCTCTACGGTTTCTCGGCTTCGAATGTCACCTTGAAAGCAATGAATTTCATAACTACCATGGGTTTTGAGTGCAGGGAGGAGATAACTTCCCACAAATCCACTGGCTCCGGTGATTAAAGTTTGTTTTTTTTTCATAGAAAAGGGAATTTTCTGATCTGACCCTAAGATTTAGTTGCCATTCTTCCAATTTTTCAAATCCTCTCAACAAAAGAAAGAAAACTGTGGAAGACAAACAGAAATTCAATCCATCCCCCTTTGTCGAAATCCGAGACCCACAGCTCAGCGTACAAGAAATTGTCGAATCTCTGGAAGCAAAGATCCCCTTGGACCCAAATCAAAACACACACTGGTCTGAACTCACAAAAATCAGCTATAAACCAGAATCCCCTCTTGGATTTCGCAAATTTGACCCAGCAGGTACTGCTCACTTATTTGAAAAAGGGATTTCGAGTCCGAAGTTTTCGAATCCCAAGTTTTGGTACATACGTGGTCCTGTTAAATACATCATCAATCGACTGATTTCCGTATACGGTCAGATTGATAAAAAACTTTCAGAAAATCGAATTCGTGCATTTTTCTCCGTTCTTCATGAATTGGTTCGTTTGGGAAAACGATTGGAACAAATGGAAAAACGATTTGATGGTTTTTATCGTGATCATTTGTTGAATACAAATCAAAAATCTTCGCCTAACTTTAGTTGGGCAACAAATTCATACTTTATCGATGCCGGTATCAATCCAAGTTGGAATCTGGCAGTTGAAGATCTAAAAGATTCAAGACAAGTTTTGGTTTTATTTCCTGAATGGGGAGAGATCTTAAAACAATTAACAATTTCTAAAATTCCCTTCCAG of the Leptospira biflexa serovar Patoc strain 'Patoc 1 (Paris)' genome contains:
- a CDS encoding VOC family protein codes for the protein MIIVEGIGHVSIPVSQLDTSIDFYRDIFDFEVETKKATEAILSLDSFRIRLVKAEVSDRSLPILSFVMDVDDFTEAISELEEKNVKIIKGPEGTDSGESLTFADPSQNLIEIFYSN
- a CDS encoding DUF3347 domain-containing protein, producing MKVFRISLLVLAFFALSCKEEVVPFGPQHQKLVETLLAGNQSVLEQFLKENPNPNWKEFSETIQSLVASDHPKLRSWGEQILTHIPTDPTDLESSYEKISKIQEILIQIRSEVPNQLKYNRFYCPMVDKSWLMTGREVKNPYAPEMRDCGELMQ
- a CDS encoding MFS transporter, with the translated sequence MSQPLTHPLHTIQKERAIIFILAALQFLHVLDFVIMMPLGPVFMESFNIDAAAFGLLVSSYSISAGVFGLIGALFLDTFDRKLSLLVLFFGFSFGTFLCAFANSYVFLLIARVIAGGFGGMIGATVLSIIGDIIPVFRRGTATGVVMGSFSVASVVGVPFGLELAERFGWHFPFLSLGIAGFLILPLGYKLLPSIRYHLDSDIKVKQSQVKSLLLVLKKKEHFPPFIFMVFLMFGGFTVIPFLSPFLVSNVGLSTKQIPYIYFFGGLVTFFTSRYIGKLADRFGKFIIYQIVTVLAIIPVILVVTMTKTALPMILVITTIFMVFVSGRMVPAFAMVTSAVEPRIRGSFMSVNSAIQQIASGAASYVAGLILYQNADKQFVNYELVGMISVLSLLFSVYLAKKIKISG
- a CDS encoding SDR family NAD(P)-dependent oxidoreductase; translated protein: MKYALITGASTGLGKDFAHSLAKLGYTPILVARNADRLKSLAAEIKQKYGLDGIVIAEDLSVPNAAEKIYKSVKKLKVQVSCLVNNAGYGLNGEFHKNSFSEESKMIQLNVTTLAELCHLFLQDMVTNKEGYILNVASTAAFQPGPLMTNYYATKAYVLSLSEGLAEEVREYGVTVSCLCPGPTKTEFFERAKMSDSKLVKSSILAMNSQDVVDIGLKALFGKKVVKIPGFLNFVLAESIRVTPRAMIRKIAKYLNKVG
- a CDS encoding pyridoxal phosphate-dependent aminotransferase encodes the protein MTKNLFPFSNRFSSLGEIQSENSIHKTKSDLIESGIPIIELGNSNPTQLGLEFPPSVLTHILSNLNVSIYDPIPEGLESVRKEISSFYTNREIPTNPSNFHLTASTSEAYSFLFKLLTNPGDEILTPNPGYPLFSFLVGLENLKEVHYHLKEDPKTGRWVYDAESIANTISTKTKAIILVSPSNPTGSKTTESFWKEWESFGIQLPVIVDEVFEAYDYSGDSHFLPSKPNFPLFVCHGFSKMLALPQAKLAWILNLSPEPLQSEIQKKLSFITDTYLSVNSFIQSASFELLPWKTMVQNRIRTRVMRNIATCLNFAQGTPKIKTFHTPEAGWYFLLEFNVEKDDEIVVLEILKETKVSLHPGTWYGFSHNRCILVISLITEEETLEKGLNLLQFFFK
- a CDS encoding patatin-like phospholipase family protein, producing MLSLGRGLELAEFMGVREQVLQTLVKIFPTYDASLAIAGGGCKAFYALGVGKTLREWGVRFTELSGVSAGAAMALCILSQTEEESVEYFEEITKRNSRNFHFSNLLRGESTFPHEDMYRRTIRFGMRFDRVLESGAKIWIHSVKAHPKEDSLKNKFRLARLISETGRAFILDDRDRSEGIPANRIAEIIKKWNMEDVDFTEKDFVNSETIEQFILNSSSIPPIVDFQSVGNEYYLDGGLTNNMMIETFSPKAKIIGIHYEPNTIVGKDPDLLARSFLITPSKPLPITSFDYTNPKGVRETFELGKADALAKKSEIINYLKKN
- a CDS encoding LIC_11321 family protein, coding for MRTTFAIFLIYVSVLSLWADPRQELPPSLGDLKGQDKSVRQPPDRKDKKGCCKIKYPAGGYDFFLATEEDCRASLYFDRFLGENNTLCFRWEGD
- a CDS encoding YjgN family protein; this encodes MSNTRLQYHATGGQLFMLFLKNMFLTVVTLGIYSFWARTNIQKFMAENLEWAGERFSFHGTGKERFIGFLKAAGIFVVLYIAIMIILWIANKIPVPYFATIIGIVLYLGVVLALVPIIIVGGRKYITSRTGYRNLRFGFDGKIIEVAKIYGKGILLTIVTLGIYYPWFFAEKEAYIQSKTRYGNTNFGFSADGKEIFFLYLKGILLSIVTVGIYYSWFLADVQNYIWNRTSFQGKKFRSDLTGGKIFVNFLIAYLIILFTLGIGFAWAVVRLTKLFIESVSLEAEVDFSTISAQPDATANATAEGLEALAETLEAFLS
- a CDS encoding M48 family metallopeptidase, whose product is MFQNQTFTSRYFNGVSAVPEEGTVLVHGQTVQFTSSDTHHKLNISQFTEFTQTHKGCKLILLPDETKESPVLEIFCTKAESKLLEKIWIQNKKSQSHSSALFYSIREMNPIVLGILSLTVVSIVGFFYFKGLELVTNVIPLSMDKSLGDSVQLKMESQFEKCDSKATDRFFAEALKKIVPKDSKHEFQVSVIASTVPNAFALSNGKIYFFSGLLNEAESQEEVIGVLAHEIAHVEKRHHMRNLVKAGGTSLAISLVVGPGLGNMEFLETFTEIGSTILVLKFSRDFETEADKTSIEYLKAQNMSTDGLLSFFKRMETLENDETESDQSATSAKEGDSTVSQITDFLSTHPATKERMKTLETLIQKGKKGNIKKVVSDKTWNEVQTVCLNLKNSDSK
- a CDS encoding GDP-mannose 4,6-dehydratase, whose amino-acid sequence is MKKKQTLITGASGFVGSYLLPALKTHGSYEIHCFQGDIRSRETVEDQLKKVQPDILIHLAAQAFVPNAIANPWETEEINVGGTLNLLEILHRLQKPCKMLYVSSADVYGKQNMDVLPLEESLLPKPVNPYAGSKLAAESFCRQYSEYSPSVSVVIARPFNHIGIGQRKEFVIPNFCSQIIEAKYAGKKEILVGDLAPTRDFSHVEDIVAGYLTLIERGESGEIYNICSGEERSIRYMVEELVKFSGENIKFLVDESRVRSSETSRVYGNNQKLKSLGWKNKHSLSETLKEIYDHLESEFFKFKQTV
- a CDS encoding LIC_10202 family protein; this encodes MEDKQKFNPSPFVEIRDPQLSVQEIVESLEAKIPLDPNQNTHWSELTKISYKPESPLGFRKFDPAGTAHLFEKGISSPKFSNPKFWYIRGPVKYIINRLISVYGQIDKKLSENRIRAFFSVLHELVRLGKRLEQMEKRFDGFYRDHLLNTNQKSSPNFSWATNSYFIDAGINPSWNLAVEDLKDSRQVLVLFPEWGEILKQLTISKIPFQAITSNSDQHDFIKRKLSHNIHLLESIFPLSQLKIQNLDILVYLPLNKFPSFAIERIFGEISAILTKGNHIYFSVSILPENNHRPFRDLQVTEINLDLLPNYLNTLGFNSLRELTVSEDTKVFRYTKF